One Curtobacterium sp. MCLR17_032 genomic window carries:
- a CDS encoding cytochrome c oxidase assembly protein produces the protein MAVTSSQPQPDSATGTDSAHRPDSTQRPDTATRTGGPAPEHAPVTTRTSTVATVLVIALPLVVACAVLGMTITGAFTANQQLESAGDLVQFGLVAARGVHDGVAALTVGLLIVAAFALPAQKADHGAMSSVQHRAARWAAIAGSIWFLAAVVGIVLTGANTLGVPLTSPVFARNFLLFAFQVEIGQSLVVSAAAILIATVFAALATRATTLAFATVAALFALLPLALSGHAAGSLEHANAVNSLAVHLVGVCVWAGGLVAVVLLRTRMKGATGRVVARYSTLAGWAFGAVAFSGIVNAQLRLTGPLDLFTTPYGWLITTKATILVLLGIAGVVQRRKLVPGLLRAPTDRRLFVRFALAEIVFMAVAIGVSVAVSRSQPPIPQTPETGADTRSGLIGYAYPPVQTMQTYLSQWHIDWMWLALALVGAGWYLWSVRKLRQRGDSWPVGRTIAWLLGCAVFIWTTSGGPAVYGMIHFSSHMVQHMLLMMFVPLPLVLGGPVLLALRTLPVRNDGSRGAREWLMLFVHSRWMQFLGKPAVAGVIFAGSLVVFYFTPAFEYAMQSHEWHVVMVVHFVFSGYLFFWVFVGIDPGPARPQYPILIIALLATLAFHAFFGVAVMTSQSVYAIDWFHALGQTNDRALLDDQHVGGGIAWGASELPMVFVALLVVRNWVRSDERIAKRKDRQAERDGDAELKAYNERLTAMQRRD, from the coding sequence ATGGCCGTCACGTCTTCTCAGCCCCAACCGGACAGCGCCACCGGGACCGACAGCGCCCACCGTCCGGACAGCACGCAGCGTCCGGACACTGCCACCCGGACGGGAGGCCCGGCACCGGAACACGCGCCCGTCACCACCCGCACGTCCACCGTCGCGACCGTCCTGGTCATCGCCCTGCCCCTCGTGGTCGCGTGCGCGGTCCTCGGCATGACGATCACGGGCGCGTTCACCGCGAACCAGCAGCTGGAGTCCGCGGGTGACCTGGTGCAGTTCGGTCTGGTCGCCGCGCGCGGGGTCCACGACGGCGTCGCGGCGTTGACCGTCGGCCTGCTCATCGTCGCGGCGTTCGCGTTGCCGGCGCAGAAGGCCGACCACGGTGCGATGTCCTCGGTGCAGCACCGGGCCGCACGCTGGGCGGCGATCGCCGGGTCGATCTGGTTCCTGGCCGCCGTCGTGGGCATCGTGCTCACCGGGGCCAACACGCTGGGCGTCCCGCTGACCAGCCCCGTCTTCGCCCGCAACTTCCTGCTCTTCGCGTTCCAGGTCGAGATCGGGCAGTCACTGGTCGTCTCCGCCGCTGCGATCCTCATCGCGACGGTGTTCGCGGCACTGGCCACCCGCGCCACCACCCTGGCGTTCGCGACCGTTGCGGCGCTCTTCGCGCTGCTGCCCCTCGCCCTGTCCGGCCACGCCGCGGGGTCGCTCGAGCACGCCAACGCCGTGAACTCCCTCGCCGTGCACCTGGTCGGGGTGTGCGTGTGGGCTGGCGGGCTCGTCGCCGTCGTGCTGCTCCGCACCCGGATGAAGGGCGCCACCGGACGCGTCGTCGCCCGCTACTCGACGCTCGCCGGGTGGGCGTTCGGTGCGGTCGCGTTCTCCGGCATCGTGAACGCGCAGCTCCGGCTGACCGGGCCGCTCGACCTGTTCACGACGCCCTACGGGTGGCTCATCACGACCAAGGCCACGATCCTGGTGCTGCTCGGCATCGCCGGGGTCGTGCAGCGGCGGAAGCTCGTGCCGGGGCTGCTCCGCGCGCCGACCGACCGCCGCCTGTTCGTCCGGTTCGCCCTGGCCGAGATCGTCTTCATGGCCGTCGCGATCGGCGTCTCGGTCGCGGTGTCCCGCAGCCAGCCGCCGATCCCGCAGACGCCGGAGACCGGGGCGGACACGCGCTCAGGGCTCATCGGCTACGCGTACCCGCCGGTGCAGACCATGCAGACGTACCTGTCGCAGTGGCACATCGACTGGATGTGGCTCGCGCTCGCCCTGGTCGGCGCGGGCTGGTACCTGTGGAGCGTCCGCAAGCTCCGGCAGCGCGGTGACTCGTGGCCGGTCGGCCGGACCATCGCGTGGCTGCTCGGCTGCGCCGTGTTCATCTGGACGACCTCCGGCGGCCCGGCGGTCTACGGCATGATCCACTTCTCGTCGCACATGGTCCAGCACATGCTGCTGATGATGTTCGTCCCGCTGCCGCTGGTCCTCGGCGGTCCGGTGCTGCTGGCGCTCCGCACCTTGCCGGTCCGCAACGACGGGTCCCGCGGCGCCCGCGAGTGGCTGATGCTGTTCGTGCACTCGCGGTGGATGCAGTTCCTCGGCAAGCCCGCGGTCGCCGGTGTCATCTTCGCCGGGTCCCTCGTGGTGTTCTACTTCACGCCAGCGTTCGAGTACGCGATGCAGTCGCACGAGTGGCACGTCGTCATGGTCGTGCACTTCGTGTTCAGCGGGTACCTGTTCTTCTGGGTCTTCGTCGGCATCGACCCGGGCCCGGCTCGCCCGCAGTACCCGATCCTCATCATCGCCCTGCTCGCGACGCTGGCCTTCCACGCGTTCTTCGGGGTGGCCGTCATGACGTCGCAGTCGGTGTACGCGATCGACTGGTTCCACGCGCTCGGGCAGACGAACGACCGCGCCCTGCTCGACGACCAGCACGTCGGCGGCGGCATCGCGTGGGGGGCGTCCGAGCTGCCCATGGTGTTCGTGGCCCTGCTCGTCGTCCGCAACTGGGTGCGCTCCGACGAGCGCATCGCCAAGCGCAAGGACCGCCAGGCCGAGCGTGACGGGGACGCCGAGCTCAAGGCGTACAACGAGCGCCTGACCGCCATGCAGCGCCGGGATTGA
- a CDS encoding magnesium and cobalt transport protein CorA, producing the protein MALIDNAVYVDGRRVASQQSLALGTSGDLSWIGLLRPDPHELAAVADEFGLHENAVEDAQKGHQRAKLERYGDTLFVVLRPAWYRPDTGTVEFGEVHLFVGARFVVSVRHAERPDLASLRARCEADPEFLAKGSEAVTAAVLDEVVDGYAPVVEVLQDEIDEIEDQLFAGQVDPGVSKRIYQLLSEVLAFQRATKPVPAMVRGLLRGAEKYGVDDDVQHRLRNVLDHALRVTERVDSFRALLENALTLHATLVSQEQNEAMRRMTSASLAQGEESRQLARAAHQQGEEVKKISSWAAILFAPGLIAGVYGMNFDHMPELHWRYGYPVALLAMLALAGVLWVVFRKRNWL; encoded by the coding sequence ATGGCACTCATCGACAACGCGGTGTACGTCGACGGCCGACGTGTGGCGTCGCAGCAGAGCCTGGCGCTCGGCACCAGTGGCGACCTGTCGTGGATCGGGCTGCTCCGCCCGGACCCGCACGAGCTGGCGGCCGTCGCGGACGAGTTCGGCCTGCACGAGAACGCCGTCGAGGACGCCCAGAAGGGGCACCAGCGCGCCAAGCTCGAGCGGTACGGCGACACCCTGTTCGTGGTGCTCCGACCGGCCTGGTACCGGCCGGACACCGGCACGGTCGAGTTCGGCGAGGTGCACCTGTTCGTCGGCGCCCGCTTCGTGGTGAGCGTCCGGCACGCCGAACGACCCGACCTGGCGTCGCTCCGGGCCCGGTGCGAAGCCGACCCCGAGTTCCTGGCGAAGGGGTCCGAGGCGGTCACCGCAGCGGTGCTCGACGAGGTCGTCGACGGCTACGCGCCCGTCGTCGAGGTGCTGCAGGACGAGATCGACGAGATCGAGGACCAGCTCTTCGCCGGCCAGGTCGACCCCGGGGTGTCGAAGCGGATCTACCAGCTGCTCAGCGAGGTCCTGGCCTTCCAGCGGGCCACGAAGCCGGTGCCCGCGATGGTGCGCGGGCTCCTCCGCGGTGCCGAGAAGTACGGCGTGGACGACGACGTCCAGCACCGGCTGCGGAACGTGCTCGACCACGCCCTGCGGGTCACCGAGCGGGTCGACTCGTTCCGGGCCCTGCTCGAGAACGCCCTGACGCTGCACGCGACCCTGGTGTCGCAGGAGCAGAACGAGGCAATGCGTCGGATGACGAGCGCGAGCCTGGCGCAGGGCGAGGAGAGCCGGCAGCTGGCACGGGCGGCACACCAGCAGGGCGAAGAGGTGAAGAAGATCTCGTCCTGGGCGGCGATCCTGTTCGCACCCGGGCTGATCGCGGGCGTCTACGGCATGAACTTCGACCACATGCCGGAGCTGCACTGGCGGTACGGGTACCCGGTGGCCCTCCTGGCGATGCTCGCGCTGGCGGGAGTGCTCTGGGTCGTCTTCCGGAAGCGCAACTGGCTGTAG
- the dcd gene encoding dCTP deaminase: protein MLLSDRDITAQLDQGRIGLDPYDAALVQPSSIDVRLDKYFRLFDNHKYPHIDPAVDQPDLTRLVETDPDEAFVLHPGEFVLGSTFEVVSLPDDIAARLEGKSSLGRLGLLTHSTAGFIDPGFSGHVTLELSNVATLPIKLWPGMKIGQLCFFQLSSPAEKPYGSADYQSRYQGQRGPTASRSALNFHRADVSQPR, encoded by the coding sequence GTGCTGCTCTCCGACCGCGACATCACCGCCCAGCTCGACCAGGGCCGGATCGGCCTCGACCCCTACGACGCCGCCCTCGTGCAGCCGTCGAGCATCGACGTCCGGCTGGACAAGTACTTCCGGCTGTTCGACAACCACAAGTACCCGCACATCGACCCCGCGGTGGACCAGCCCGACCTGACGCGCCTGGTCGAGACCGACCCGGACGAGGCCTTCGTGCTGCACCCGGGCGAGTTCGTGCTCGGTTCGACCTTCGAGGTCGTCTCGCTGCCGGACGACATCGCCGCCCGCCTCGAGGGCAAGAGCTCGCTCGGACGGCTCGGGCTGCTGACGCACTCGACCGCCGGCTTCATCGACCCGGGCTTCTCCGGCCACGTGACCCTCGAGCTGTCGAACGTGGCGACGCTGCCGATCAAGCTCTGGCCGGGGATGAAGATCGGACAGCTCTGCTTCTTCCAGCTGTCGAGCCCGGCCGAGAAGCCCTACGGGTCGGCGGACTACCAGTCCCGCTACCAGGGGCAGCGCGGACCGACGGCGTCACGGTCGGCACTGAACTTCCACCGGGCGGACGTGTCCCAGCCGCGCTGA
- a CDS encoding sugar-binding protein, producing the protein MRKKIVAGVSLALIAGLALSGCSARGDSGSSSTIKKGDLIGVALPAKTSQNWVLAGAAFKKSIEKAGFKADIQYANAGSPVPDQQSQISGMVTKGAKAIIVGAADGSQLGSQVKAAKAAGATVIAWDRNILNTENVDYYVAFNNFKVGQLQAQALLKGLEEKKGDKPYNVELFAGSPDDANATVFFNGAMDVLQPKIDDGTIKVVSGQTSFQKVATQGWLAQKAQSRMTDLLAQYYTGDTELDGVLSPNDTLARAILTATKAAGKDNPVVTGQDSETASIPLIMQGTQYSTIYKNTTDEAQAAIDLVSDLADGKKPKTVSDKNNDNGKKIVPTVELTPVLVTKDNAVEAYSNDDTLEALAKKG; encoded by the coding sequence ATGCGCAAGAAGATCGTCGCCGGCGTCAGCCTGGCGCTCATCGCGGGCCTCGCCCTCAGCGGCTGCTCGGCCCGTGGCGACTCGGGCTCGAGCTCGACAATCAAGAAGGGTGACCTCATCGGTGTCGCCCTCCCCGCCAAGACCTCGCAGAACTGGGTCCTCGCGGGCGCCGCGTTCAAGAAGTCGATCGAGAAGGCCGGCTTCAAGGCCGACATCCAGTACGCCAACGCCGGCAGCCCGGTCCCGGACCAGCAGTCGCAGATCTCGGGCATGGTCACCAAGGGCGCGAAGGCGATCATCGTCGGTGCCGCCGACGGTTCGCAGCTCGGCTCGCAGGTCAAGGCCGCCAAGGCCGCCGGTGCGACCGTCATCGCCTGGGACCGCAACATCCTGAACACCGAGAACGTCGACTACTACGTCGCGTTCAACAACTTCAAGGTCGGCCAGCTCCAGGCGCAGGCGCTCCTCAAGGGCCTCGAGGAGAAGAAGGGCGACAAGCCGTACAACGTCGAGCTCTTCGCCGGTTCGCCGGACGACGCCAACGCCACCGTGTTCTTCAACGGTGCGATGGACGTCCTGCAGCCGAAGATCGACGACGGCACGATCAAGGTCGTCTCCGGTCAGACCTCGTTCCAGAAGGTCGCCACGCAGGGCTGGCTCGCACAGAAGGCCCAGTCGCGCATGACCGACCTCCTGGCGCAGTACTACACGGGTGACACCGAGCTCGACGGCGTCCTCTCGCCGAACGACACGCTCGCCCGTGCGATCCTCACCGCGACCAAGGCCGCCGGCAAGGACAACCCCGTCGTCACCGGTCAGGACTCCGAGACCGCGTCGATCCCGCTCATCATGCAGGGCACGCAGTACTCGACCATCTACAAGAACACCACCGACGAGGCCCAGGCCGCGATCGACCTGGTGTCCGACCTGGCCGACGGCAAGAAGCCGAAGACCGTGAGCGACAAGAACAACGACAACGGCAAGAAGATCGTCCCGACCGTCGAGCTGACCCCGGTCCTCGTCACCAAGGACAACGCCGTCGAGGCGTACTCGAACGACGACACGCTCGAGGCACTCGCCAAGAAGGGCTGA
- the mmsB gene encoding multiple monosaccharide ABC transporter permease, which yields MNNLKLLFGKGNSIGQYGMIIALIVLLAFFAWTTQGLVLEPTNVINLFLQYSYILILALGMVMVIIAGHIDLSVGSVAAVVGIVVAQSMSVWHFPVWAAIILGLVIGALIGAWQGFWVAFVKVPAFIVTLAGQLIFRGANQIIGASTSVPVPEAYTPIGAGFLGDFGPDFGFSNGTLIIGLATVLALIIIEARGRARRKKMQAEVPPLWVSIVRTGVLVAVTLFATYLFAAGPVGTSVPVVAIILGVLVIIYGFVTKNTIFGRQVYAVGGNANAAILSGVSAKKVNFFVMMNMSILAAIAGMVFVAYSGASGPADGTGWELDAIAAVFVGGAAVAGGVGTVSGSIIGGLVMALLSNGLQLMGLESNKVQIIRGLVLLVAVAFDVYSKSQGRPSLIGGMMRQFQRKDTEQNTVGAQQPRSIDDQPEKPTLP from the coding sequence ATGAACAACCTGAAGCTGCTCTTCGGCAAGGGCAACTCCATCGGCCAGTACGGCATGATCATCGCGCTCATCGTGCTGCTCGCCTTCTTCGCGTGGACCACGCAGGGGCTGGTCCTCGAGCCCACGAACGTGATCAACCTGTTCCTGCAGTACTCGTACATCCTGATCCTGGCGCTCGGGATGGTCATGGTGATCATCGCCGGCCACATCGACCTGTCGGTCGGTTCGGTCGCGGCGGTCGTCGGCATCGTCGTGGCGCAGTCCATGTCGGTCTGGCACTTCCCGGTGTGGGCCGCGATCATCCTGGGCCTCGTCATCGGCGCCCTGATCGGTGCTTGGCAGGGCTTCTGGGTGGCGTTCGTGAAGGTCCCGGCCTTCATCGTGACGCTCGCCGGGCAGCTCATCTTCCGCGGTGCGAACCAGATCATCGGCGCCTCGACGTCGGTCCCCGTCCCGGAGGCCTACACCCCGATCGGTGCCGGCTTCCTCGGTGACTTCGGTCCGGACTTCGGCTTCAGCAACGGCACGCTGATCATCGGTCTCGCGACCGTGCTCGCCCTGATCATCATCGAGGCGCGTGGCCGTGCCCGCCGCAAGAAGATGCAGGCCGAGGTCCCGCCGCTGTGGGTCTCGATCGTCCGCACCGGTGTCCTGGTCGCCGTCACCCTCTTCGCCACGTACCTGTTCGCCGCCGGTCCGGTCGGCACGTCCGTCCCGGTCGTCGCGATCATCCTCGGCGTGCTCGTCATCATCTACGGCTTCGTCACGAAGAACACCATCTTCGGTCGCCAGGTCTACGCCGTCGGTGGCAACGCCAACGCCGCGATCCTGTCGGGCGTCTCCGCGAAGAAGGTCAACTTCTTCGTCATGATGAACATGTCGATCCTCGCCGCGATCGCCGGCATGGTGTTCGTCGCCTACTCGGGTGCCTCGGGCCCCGCGGACGGCACCGGCTGGGAGCTCGACGCGATCGCCGCCGTGTTCGTCGGTGGTGCCGCGGTGGCCGGTGGTGTCGGCACGGTCTCCGGGTCGATCATCGGTGGTCTCGTGATGGCGCTGCTGTCCAACGGTCTGCAGCTGATGGGGCTCGAGTCGAACAAGGTGCAGATCATCCGTGGTCTGGTCCTGCTCGTCGCCGTCGCCTTCGACGTCTACTCGAAGTCGCAGGGCCGTCCGTCGCTGATCGGCGGCATGATGCGGCAGTTCCAGCGGAAGGACACCGAGCAGAACACCGTCGGTGCCCAGCAGCCCCGCTCGATCGACGACCAGCCCGAGAAGCCCACCCTCCCCTAG
- a CDS encoding sigma-70 family RNA polymerase sigma factor, producing MRTGSGDDAEDWAAAGRGDGEAYGRVFDRHRDRVHRHALRLVPPEVDVDDVVAVVFLEAWRRRRSARLVDGDLLPWLLVTATNVARNATRTTMRYRRLLATLPPADHAPDPADRHDDGAAVAAFRRLSPADQQVLALCVIAGHREAEAAEVLGIPIGTVKSRLSRARKRLGRQFAEQTAAPTAPATTTGGPR from the coding sequence ATGAGAACCGGAAGCGGCGACGACGCCGAGGACTGGGCGGCCGCGGGCCGCGGTGACGGCGAGGCCTACGGCCGCGTCTTCGACCGCCACCGTGACCGTGTGCACCGTCATGCACTCCGGCTGGTGCCGCCCGAGGTGGACGTCGACGACGTCGTGGCGGTCGTGTTCCTCGAAGCCTGGCGGCGACGACGGAGCGCCCGGCTCGTCGACGGCGACCTGCTGCCGTGGCTGCTCGTCACCGCGACGAACGTCGCACGGAACGCGACGCGGACCACGATGCGGTACCGGCGCCTGCTCGCCACGCTCCCGCCCGCCGACCACGCTCCGGACCCGGCCGACCGACACGACGACGGCGCTGCCGTCGCCGCGTTCCGGAGGCTCTCCCCGGCCGACCAGCAGGTCCTGGCCCTCTGCGTGATCGCCGGGCACCGCGAGGCCGAGGCCGCCGAGGTCCTCGGTATCCCGATCGGGACCGTCAAGTCCCGCCTCTCCCGCGCCCGGAAACGCCTCGGCAGACAGTTCGCCGAGCAGACGGCGGCCCCCACAGCACCCGCGACCACCACCGGAGGACCACGATGA
- a CDS encoding LacI family DNA-binding transcriptional regulator — protein MATTRAEQPRSPSIRDVARVAGVSHQTVSRVLNNSDAIRAETRDRVLAAMEELQYRPNRAARALVTSKTRTIGVLTAQRSHYGPTVTLQAIEDAAVLRGYSVTTANIAVPTDGAVRDGLGHLLDQDVEGIIVIAPQQRVFDIIEELGVRTPYVTLRSSINEDPTALWVDQMEGARLATAHLLDLGHEYVRHIAGPQDWIEADARMQGFLREMSDRDMPVQPPILGDWTADFGYHAGRELLRWRDCTAVFCSNDAMALGVMHAARSYGLDVPGDLSVVGYDDIPEAKHFWPPLTTVQVDFAELGRRSVDILLPSGDDLLRPIDIVPQLVVRGSTSAPRRR, from the coding sequence ATGGCGACCACGCGGGCAGAGCAGCCGCGGTCCCCCAGCATCCGTGACGTCGCGCGGGTCGCGGGCGTCTCGCACCAGACCGTCTCCCGAGTCCTCAACAACTCGGACGCGATCCGGGCCGAGACACGTGACCGTGTCCTCGCGGCGATGGAGGAACTGCAGTACCGGCCGAACCGGGCCGCACGTGCACTGGTGACGAGCAAGACCCGGACGATCGGGGTGCTGACGGCGCAGCGGTCCCACTACGGGCCGACCGTGACCCTGCAGGCGATCGAGGACGCCGCGGTCCTCCGCGGGTACTCGGTGACGACGGCGAACATCGCGGTGCCGACGGACGGGGCGGTGCGCGACGGACTCGGGCACCTGCTCGACCAGGACGTCGAGGGCATCATCGTGATCGCCCCGCAGCAGCGCGTGTTCGACATCATCGAGGAGCTCGGCGTCCGGACGCCGTACGTCACGCTGCGCTCGAGCATCAACGAGGATCCGACCGCGCTCTGGGTCGACCAGATGGAGGGCGCCCGGCTGGCGACCGCGCACCTGCTGGACCTGGGCCACGAGTACGTCCGGCACATCGCGGGGCCGCAGGACTGGATCGAGGCGGACGCTCGGATGCAGGGGTTCCTCCGCGAGATGTCGGACCGGGACATGCCGGTGCAGCCGCCGATCCTCGGGGACTGGACGGCCGACTTCGGCTACCACGCCGGACGGGAGCTGCTGCGGTGGCGCGACTGCACGGCGGTGTTCTGCTCGAACGACGCGATGGCACTCGGTGTGATGCACGCGGCGCGGTCGTACGGGCTCGACGTCCCCGGCGACCTGTCGGTGGTCGGCTACGACGACATCCCCGAGGCGAAGCACTTCTGGCCGCCGCTCACGACGGTGCAGGTGGACTTCGCCGAACTCGGACGGCGCAGCGTGGACATCCTGCTGCCGAGCGGCGACGACCTGCTCAGGCCGATCGACATCGTCCCGCAGCTGGTCGTGCGCGGCTCCACGTCGGCTCCACGACGCCGCTGA
- the mmsA gene encoding multiple monosaccharide ABC transporter ATP-binding protein: protein MRSITKEFPGVKALSEVSLSVRAGEIHAICGENGAGKSTLMKVLSGVYPYGTYDGQIVYEGEEVRFSNIKQSEQAGIVIIHQELALIPELSITENLFLGNEPGRFGRIDWTAAQLRAQDLLARVGLSDDPDTQIKNIGVGKQQLVEIAKALHKDVKLLILDEPTAALNENDSQHLLDLIVGLKAKGISSIIISHKLNEIEQIADEITIIRDGKAIETLNVKADGVNEDRIIRGMVGRSLESRFPDRTPKIGETFFEVRNWTVQHPIDSSRLVCKGSDFHVRKGEIVGFAGLMGAGRTELAMSLFGRSYGTWLDGQIIKDGQEIKVTNVQQAINNGLGYVSEDRKALGLNLLDTVKRSTVAADLKKIAKGGVVDSLEEYSVAEKYRKLLRTKVPSVEDNVGKLSGGNQQKVVLSKWMFTDPDLLILDEPTRGIDVGAKFEIYGIIQQLAAEGKGIILISSELPELLGLSDRIYTIFEGQITADLPADQADPETLMRSMTSARKGAPVS, encoded by the coding sequence ATGCGTTCCATCACCAAGGAGTTCCCTGGTGTGAAGGCGCTCTCGGAAGTCTCGCTGAGTGTCCGCGCCGGCGAGATCCACGCGATCTGCGGCGAGAACGGCGCTGGCAAGTCCACGCTGATGAAGGTGCTGTCGGGCGTCTACCCGTACGGCACCTACGACGGCCAGATCGTCTACGAGGGCGAAGAGGTCCGCTTCTCGAACATCAAGCAGTCCGAACAGGCCGGCATCGTCATCATCCACCAGGAGCTGGCGCTGATCCCGGAACTCTCGATCACCGAGAACCTGTTCCTCGGCAACGAGCCGGGCCGCTTCGGCCGCATCGACTGGACCGCCGCGCAGCTCCGTGCCCAGGACCTGCTGGCCCGCGTCGGCCTGTCCGACGACCCGGACACGCAGATCAAGAACATCGGCGTCGGCAAGCAGCAGCTGGTCGAGATCGCCAAGGCCCTGCACAAGGACGTCAAGCTCCTCATCCTGGACGAGCCGACGGCCGCCCTGAATGAGAACGACTCCCAGCACCTGCTCGACCTCATCGTCGGGCTGAAGGCCAAGGGCATCTCGAGCATCATCATCAGCCACAAGCTGAACGAGATCGAGCAGATCGCAGACGAGATCACGATCATCCGAGACGGCAAGGCCATCGAGACGCTCAACGTCAAGGCGGACGGCGTCAACGAGGACCGCATCATCCGCGGCATGGTCGGCCGTTCGCTCGAGTCCCGCTTCCCGGACCGCACCCCGAAGATCGGCGAGACCTTCTTCGAGGTCCGCAACTGGACCGTGCAGCACCCGATCGACTCGTCGCGTCTGGTCTGCAAGGGCTCGGACTTCCACGTCCGCAAGGGTGAGATCGTCGGCTTCGCCGGTCTGATGGGCGCCGGGCGCACCGAGCTGGCGATGAGCCTGTTCGGTCGCTCCTACGGCACCTGGCTCGACGGGCAGATCATCAAGGACGGCCAGGAGATCAAGGTCACCAACGTCCAGCAGGCGATCAACAACGGTCTCGGCTACGTGTCGGAGGACCGCAAGGCCCTCGGCCTGAACCTGCTCGACACCGTGAAGCGCTCGACCGTCGCGGCGGACCTCAAGAAGATCGCCAAGGGCGGCGTCGTCGACTCCCTCGAGGAGTACTCGGTCGCCGAGAAGTACCGGAAGCTCCTCCGCACCAAGGTGCCGAGCGTCGAGGACAACGTCGGCAAGCTCTCCGGCGGGAACCAGCAGAAGGTCGTCCTGTCGAAGTGGATGTTCACCGACCCCGACCTGCTGATCCTCGACGAGCCCACCCGCGGCATCGACGTCGGCGCGAAGTTCGAGATCTACGGGATCATCCAGCAGCTCGCGGCCGAGGGGAAGGGCATCATCCTCATCTCGTCCGAGCTCCCCGAGCTCCTCGGTCTCTCCGATCGCATCTACACCATCTTCGAGGGGCAGATCACTGCTGACCTCCCGGCCGACCAGGCCGATCCAGAAACGCTCATGCGCAGCATGACGTCCGCGCGGAAGGGCGCCCCCGTCTCATGA
- the idi gene encoding isopentenyl-diphosphate Delta-isomerase yields the protein MSLFPETVVLLADDRTPIGTADKFTVHTDQTPLHLAFSCHVQNAAGDLLVTRRALVKKTWPGVWTNSFCGHPGPDESFEDAIARRAERELGMTLHSVDLVLPDFRYRAVDASGIVENEVCPVFRAVADADPKPADDEVSEWVWLSEQDLRQAVTAAPFAFSPWLGWQLAELPLDALGAERVQR from the coding sequence ATGAGCCTTTTCCCGGAAACCGTTGTCCTGTTGGCCGATGACCGTACCCCGATCGGTACGGCGGACAAGTTCACGGTGCACACAGACCAGACGCCCCTCCACCTCGCCTTCAGCTGCCACGTGCAGAACGCAGCCGGCGACCTCCTCGTGACCCGTCGCGCCCTCGTGAAGAAGACGTGGCCCGGCGTGTGGACGAACTCCTTCTGCGGGCACCCCGGCCCGGACGAGTCCTTCGAGGACGCGATCGCCCGGCGCGCCGAGCGCGAGCTCGGCATGACCCTGCACAGTGTCGACCTGGTGCTGCCGGACTTCCGCTACCGCGCGGTGGACGCCTCGGGCATCGTCGAGAACGAGGTCTGCCCGGTGTTCCGCGCCGTGGCCGATGCCGACCCGAAGCCCGCCGACGACGAGGTGTCCGAGTGGGTGTGGCTGTCGGAGCAGGACCTGCGCCAGGCCGTGACCGCCGCGCCCTTCGCGTTCAGCCCGTGGCTCGGGTGGCAGCTCGCGGAACTGCCGCTCGACGCCCTCGGCGCCGAGCGCGTCCAGCGCTGA
- a CDS encoding XRE family transcriptional regulator: MPPGHARASTTTLSAAAIIRDARQRADLTQVQLARRAGVTQSVISTYENGRREPSLAALQRLLLAAGFRTSIDLQPVSEPLPLRELVHRHRDELCASLAQHGAVAVRLLVGASGPHREDDWPADVELVVDLTPPTGMFALMRMQDDAEALLGVRVDVLAADALPDDVLERAVPL, translated from the coding sequence ATGCCGCCTGGACACGCCCGTGCGTCGACGACGACGCTCTCCGCCGCCGCGATCATCCGTGACGCCCGGCAGCGCGCCGACCTGACCCAGGTGCAGCTCGCCCGACGGGCGGGCGTCACCCAGAGCGTGATCAGCACCTACGAGAACGGGCGCCGCGAGCCCTCGCTCGCCGCCCTGCAACGTCTGCTGCTCGCCGCGGGCTTCCGCACGTCGATCGACCTGCAGCCCGTCTCCGAACCCCTCCCCCTGCGCGAGCTGGTCCACCGGCACCGTGACGAACTCTGCGCTTCCCTCGCCCAGCACGGGGCCGTCGCCGTCCGCCTGCTCGTCGGCGCCTCCGGACCGCACCGCGAGGACGACTGGCCGGCCGACGTCGAGCTCGTCGTGGACCTGACCCCGCCCACCGGCATGTTCGCGCTGATGCGGATGCAGGACGACGCCGAGGCCCTGCTCGGCGTCCGCGTGGACGTCCTGGCCGCCGACGCCCTGCCGGACGACGTGCTCGAGCGGGCGGTCCCGCTGTGA